Below is a window of Brassica napus cultivar Da-Ae chromosome A5, Da-Ae, whole genome shotgun sequence DNA.
TATGAAGGATGTGAATCTTGGTCCGTGAGACCGTGACGAAGACGATATCAAACTAGAACGTAAGAACAGAAAGATACAAAACAAAAGgaatgttttgtttcatataagTATAGAAGATTTTGTGATTAAACAAACAACTTTCAACAATCTTACAAAAATTCAAAGAGATTACCTTCATCAAAGATTTTAACCTTTATAATATAACAATGTCCACCAGATGTaactttgttttcttgtttataAATTACAGAACCAGACAATTTGTTTaccattaaattaaatttgataatgatttttttccTAAACCGGAGAAAACCGAAGCAAAAAACAAGAACGAGATCCGGACCACCACCATAAACGACACCGTATAACACCTTAGGTTATGACTAACGACGACACGTTGTCGTTCTGGTTCGGTCACACTCGATTGAGAAGCGGTCGCGACAGTTGCAAAGCAGGTAAGATAGCTTCTCTCGGTTCTTCCATGTtcctattttaaattttctgaaAAATTCCGGTGAAAGTCGTTAACTTTCCTCTCTGACTTCTTCCCTTTCCCCGTTCTCGATATCGTATAGATCAGAAGCTCGAAACTTTTTGTTGTGAATCTGAAGAAATCAATCTCTGCTTGATCTAGAGATGGCCGCTGCTTTGTCGAGCAAGTTTCTTAAAGGAATCACAAGCCTTCAGACTCTTCGTTCTACCAGATTggttagttttttatatatctaattgGGTTTCTTTTTTCATCTCTTTGAGTAAATGCCTTTTGGGTTATGATTCTAActgttagaccatctccaatgctacactataattttctctatatttcactctaaaataaagtaactctattatagaattggATTTGCTCCAATGATATACAGTATTCTTGtctttttactctatatttggagtaaaaaaataagattactaCCTGATTAGGTAAACACTACGTGAGCTGTTTGTATCTTTTGCCTGTTCGAATCTTTAATTTACAACGATATTTAACGGTTTtattacatggtttctttgtgcAGGCATCTGCATCTGTCTACCAACATGGGATGATGAGATACTCCTCCACAGTGCCCAGCGATTCAGACACGCATGATGATTTCAAGCCTGCACAGAAAGTCCCTTCTGGTTCTACAGACTCGCTAAAGGATATCGTTGAGAATGTAAGCTTGGAGCTTTTTTGGAtttgatgttttgtttttgaaatttgcatctGGTTAGAGTTGTTTTGCTGATGGTGTTTAGCTTTTTGGATTGTTATAGGATGTGAAGGAGAATCCTGTTATGATCTACATGAAAGGAGTTCCGGAAGCTCCTCAGTGTGGGTTTAGCTCACTAGCTGTAAGAGTTCTGCAACAGTATAGTAAGTTTTGTACATGACATTTTTGAAGCCTTACTTTTTCGTTTGAAGCTCTGAGATCTAACGTTATGTGATTTCTGGTGTAACGTTCAGATGTTCCTATTGGTGCTAGAAACATTCTTGAAGATCAAGAATTGAAAAATGCTGTCAAATCCTTCAGGTCAGATTATGCTTCATATAGAGAGCTGTGTAGTCTCATTCTCAATGGTGTCTTATAATTACCTTCTTGTTCTGTCATGTGTTCCGTAATGCTTTATGTATCTAGCAAGATGTATGGGAAATTTATTTGATCTACATAGGCTTGGATCTGATTCGTGAAACTTTCTTCTGTGCAGCCATTGGCCTACGTTTCCACAGATCTTCATCAAGGGAGAGTTTATTGGAGGCTCAGACATCATCCTTAACATGCACAAGGTTAATGAGCATACTCTTTTTAAGtgtcttattttattttccattgTCTTGGCTTATGATCTCAAGTCCTTTTGTACAATTCCAggaaggtgaacttgaggaaaAGCTTAAAGACGTCTCTGGAAACCAAAAGTCTCAATAAACTTTTAGAGGTTTTGAGTTGATTCGATTTGATTTGAatga
It encodes the following:
- the LOC125609039 gene encoding monothiol glutaredoxin-S15, mitochondrial translates to MAAALSSKFLKGITSLQTLRSTRLASASVYQHGMMRYSSTVPSDSDTHDDFKPAQKVPSGSTDSLKDIVENDVKENPVMIYMKGVPEAPQCGFSSLAVRVLQQYNVPIGARNILEDQELKNAVKSFSHWPTFPQIFIKGEFIGGSDIILNMHKEGELEEKLKDVSGNQKSQ